A single genomic interval of Psychrilyobacter piezotolerans harbors:
- a CDS encoding DeoR/GlpR family DNA-binding transcription regulator, whose protein sequence is MIQIKREEIIKSILEIKKTVTLKELTEKLKTSESTIRRDLARMEENGILTRVHGGARISNISYEEDLVSKISQNNEAKEDIAFHASTYIKENDCVFLDAGTTTEYLIKHMRSKDVTVVTNGIHHIKELSKYKIKSYFTGGALKHKTGALIGKDALKTIESYNYDISFIGSNSIDIKAGLTTPDPDEALIKERVIQNSKVSYILADHTKFNKISFSKFADLKDVRIITDTIIDERYHNIKTIEEVIK, encoded by the coding sequence ATGATACAAATAAAACGAGAAGAGATAATAAAGTCAATATTAGAAATCAAAAAAACAGTAACACTGAAAGAATTAACAGAAAAATTGAAAACTTCTGAATCAACTATTAGAAGAGATTTAGCAAGGATGGAGGAAAACGGGATCCTGACAAGGGTTCATGGAGGAGCTCGTATATCCAATATCTCCTATGAAGAGGATTTAGTTTCCAAAATCAGTCAAAATAATGAGGCTAAAGAGGATATAGCCTTTCATGCTTCCACCTATATAAAGGAAAATGACTGTGTATTTTTAGATGCTGGGACAACTACAGAATACCTTATAAAACATATGAGGTCAAAAGATGTTACTGTAGTAACCAACGGGATCCATCATATAAAGGAACTGTCTAAATACAAGATAAAAAGTTATTTTACAGGGGGAGCGTTAAAACATAAAACAGGTGCATTGATTGGAAAAGATGCACTGAAGACTATCGAAAGCTATAACTATGATATATCATTTATAGGTTCAAATTCCATAGATATAAAAGCCGGACTGACAACTCCAGATCCAGATGAGGCCCTTATAAAAGAAAGGGTTATTCAAAATTCTAAAGTTTCATATATATTAGCAGATCATACTAAATTTAATAAAATATCATTTTCAAAATTTGCAGATTTGAAAGATGTAAGGATAATTACAGATACCATTATAGACGAAAGATATCACAACATAAAAACAATTGAGGAGGTCATAAAATGA
- the pfkB gene encoding 1-phosphofructokinase encodes MIYTLTLNPSIDYIINIEKFVPGGINLTKSEYKLPGGKGINVSQVLSNLHTPNTTLGFIGGFTGEFIKKSLDKKNINHDFIEVRGDTRINIKMKDSSSESEINGNSPEISEAALKNLKEKLGLLISGDTLVLSGSVPKSISPAVYKNIMTDLPEGVKVILDTKGEALLEGIKGRPYMIKPNNHELGDIFHVKLESLEDTIIYGKKLLDLGAQNIIVSMAGDGALLITPAASYVARAPKGKLVNSVGAGDSLVAGFTCGVYKGLDIVKAFKLGIACGSASAFSENLCTEIEVDRLLKEVKIEQIIDQP; translated from the coding sequence ATGATCTATACATTAACATTAAACCCATCTATAGACTACATAATAAATATTGAAAAATTTGTTCCAGGTGGAATAAACCTCACAAAGTCAGAATATAAATTACCAGGGGGAAAGGGAATAAATGTAAGCCAGGTCCTAAGTAACCTGCATACTCCTAATACAACACTAGGATTTATAGGGGGATTTACAGGAGAATTCATAAAAAAATCTCTGGATAAAAAAAATATAAATCATGATTTTATAGAAGTCCGGGGCGACACCAGGATAAATATAAAGATGAAAGATAGCAGCAGTGAGAGCGAAATAAATGGGAATTCACCTGAGATATCAGAAGCGGCATTAAAAAACTTAAAAGAAAAATTAGGATTGTTGATATCTGGAGATACCTTAGTTCTTTCTGGCAGTGTACCAAAATCTATAAGTCCAGCTGTCTATAAAAATATCATGACCGATCTTCCTGAAGGTGTAAAAGTCATATTAGATACCAAAGGTGAGGCCCTCCTAGAAGGAATAAAGGGTAGACCATATATGATAAAACCTAATAACCACGAGTTAGGAGATATCTTTCATGTAAAGTTGGAATCTCTAGAAGATACGATCATTTACGGGAAAAAATTACTTGATTTAGGAGCTCAAAACATCATTGTTTCCATGGCTGGAGACGGTGCACTTCTTATCACTCCTGCTGCTTCATATGTAGCCCGTGCTCCAAAAGGTAAATTAGTAAATTCTGTAGGTGCAGGTGATTCCTTAGTAGCCGGCTTTACCTGTGGTGTTTATAAGGGCCTGGATATTGTAAAAGCATTTAAATTAGGTATTGCATGTGGGAGTGCATCAGCATTTTCAGAGAATTTATGTACCGAAATAGAAGTAGATAGATTATTAAAGGAGGTGAAAATAGAACAAATTATAGATCAGCCATAA
- a CDS encoding fructose-specific PTS transporter subunit EIIC has product MDRFDGKPVLIVPVKDGIKKPEDLINNAPNSPIYRADQNKKSNNSKTHKRSGFYKHLMNGVSNMLPFVVGGGILIAVSFMFGIKAFDPADPQFNKFAKFLMDVGGGGAFALMVPILAGFIGMSIADRPGFMPAMVGGMMANSNGGGFLGGLLAGFIGGYVVNLIKKSTSNMPESMEGLKPILIFPVLGLFITEGAIPFAAADPLKIIPACIIGSALAGGLAMYFGTELPAPHGGLFVIPIITHPMMYLFSVVTGSLATAGIIGTLKKEI; this is encoded by the coding sequence ATGGATAGGTTCGATGGGAAACCTGTACTTATTGTTCCTGTAAAAGACGGGATCAAGAAACCGGAAGATCTGATTAATAATGCTCCTAACTCTCCTATATATAGAGCAGATCAGAATAAAAAATCTAATAATAGCAAAACTCATAAAAGAAGCGGATTTTATAAACATCTGATGAATGGGGTATCGAATATGCTGCCATTCGTTGTAGGAGGAGGGATATTAATAGCTGTTTCATTTATGTTTGGAATAAAAGCCTTTGATCCTGCAGACCCACAATTTAATAAATTCGCAAAATTTCTTATGGATGTAGGTGGAGGTGGAGCATTTGCACTGATGGTTCCGATCTTAGCAGGTTTTATCGGAATGAGTATTGCTGATAGACCTGGATTCATGCCTGCCATGGTTGGTGGAATGATGGCTAATTCCAATGGAGGAGGTTTCTTAGGTGGACTCTTAGCCGGTTTTATTGGTGGTTATGTGGTAAATCTTATAAAAAAATCAACTTCTAATATGCCAGAATCTATGGAAGGTCTAAAACCGATATTAATCTTCCCTGTATTAGGATTATTTATCACAGAGGGAGCTATACCATTTGCTGCAGCAGATCCATTAAAGATCATTCCTGCATGTATAATCGGTTCTGCCCTTGCTGGAGGATTAGCTATGTATTTTGGAACAGAATTACCTGCTCCTCATGGTGGATTATTCGTTATCCCTATCATAACTCATCCAATGATGTATCTGTTTTCAGTAGTTACAGGTTCCCTTGCAACAGCAGGTATAATAGGAACCCTAAAAAAAGAAATATAA
- a CDS encoding sensor domain-containing diguanylate cyclase, whose product MSLKKKMVNNGPHTEEACKLMREKNILYFIREITKALLSTSSIEEMSKMVYTFLKDSYGECTIGLAVNYPKEKKISDCFFFEEDKRLDFEEILYSEGSSSKLLKAVLNKKEYIYEKKRKKTSVFIGRIPSTSFFAPLIIEKDVIGAFTFQIYERDIFSIEEIEVCRELIPFMTIALNNSLQNKKILLANKILEKYSKYDDLTGIYNRRFFYESFDKIYRRSILEDEKVFLFLMDLNNFKGVNDNFGHFVGDEVLIEVAEVLKKLFFNRGEVGRYGGDEFLCGIAKVSKKTVIELAEKIIDKIDNLDIHYNNSGGKVGISIGILELNSKKDLRDYFLQLDENLYKAKNSTTKKIFIS is encoded by the coding sequence ATGAGTTTAAAGAAAAAAATGGTAAACAACGGGCCTCATACAGAAGAGGCCTGCAAATTAATGAGGGAAAAAAATATACTTTATTTTATAAGGGAGATAACAAAAGCTCTGCTCTCGACCAGTTCAATAGAAGAGATGTCAAAGATGGTTTACACTTTCTTAAAAGACAGCTATGGGGAATGCACCATCGGATTAGCAGTTAATTATCCTAAAGAAAAAAAAATCTCCGATTGTTTTTTCTTTGAAGAAGATAAAAGATTAGACTTTGAAGAAATTCTCTATAGCGAAGGAAGTTCCAGTAAATTATTGAAAGCGGTTTTAAATAAAAAAGAATATATCTATGAAAAAAAAAGAAAAAAAACCTCAGTTTTTATAGGCCGGATCCCTTCAACATCTTTTTTTGCCCCTTTGATAATAGAAAAAGATGTAATTGGAGCGTTTACTTTTCAAATTTATGAAAGGGATATATTTTCAATAGAGGAAATAGAGGTCTGTAGAGAGTTAATCCCCTTTATGACCATTGCTCTCAATAACTCCCTTCAAAATAAAAAAATTTTACTGGCAAATAAAATTTTGGAAAAATATTCTAAATACGATGACCTCACTGGAATCTATAACAGAAGATTCTTTTATGAATCCTTTGATAAGATCTATAGAAGATCTATTTTAGAAGATGAAAAAGTATTTCTCTTTCTCATGGATTTAAATAACTTTAAGGGGGTAAATGATAATTTTGGTCATTTTGTAGGAGATGAAGTTCTAATAGAGGTGGCTGAAGTACTAAAAAAACTATTTTTTAACAGGGGAGAAGTTGGAAGGTATGGAGGAGATGAGTTTCTCTGTGGAATAGCTAAAGTTTCTAAAAAAACAGTGATTGAATTAGCTGAAAAAATTATAGATAAGATAGATAACCTGGATATACATTACAATAATTCCGGAGGGAAAGTCGGTATCAGTATCGGGATCTTAGAATTAAACTCAAAAAAAGACTTAAGAGATTACTTTTTACAATTAGATGAAAACCTGTATAAAGCAAAGAATTCAACTACAAAAAAAATTTTTATCTCTTAA
- a CDS encoding nucleoside recognition domain-containing protein: MKLLKESVRISLKLLKIMLPISILVKVGSNFGIIDILSKTLSPLMKIMGLSGEMGIVWATAMITNIYGGILVLFTMVQNNVFTVAEITIVASIILFAHSLPVELKVISETGAKPWKILSIRVLCAVISGGCLNFLFKFFNIYQETAVFRFTLKESNSGITSWILGELKKYITIFVIIFILLTLMEGLKKIGVIDWINDKFSPVMSFLGIDPGLSLTCIVGLTMGISYGSGLIIKETREGNYNRRDLFLVAVFMSLCHALIEDTLLMIPLGAKMIGIFWGRIFFAVIFTLIFNKIMPKDEIKEVEAELEK, translated from the coding sequence ATGAAATTATTAAAAGAAAGTGTAAGGATAAGTTTAAAGCTTCTGAAAATAATGCTGCCTATAAGTATTTTAGTAAAGGTCGGAAGTAATTTTGGAATAATAGATATCCTTTCTAAAACTTTGTCTCCATTAATGAAAATAATGGGACTCAGTGGAGAGATGGGGATTGTATGGGCAACAGCCATGATAACTAACATATACGGTGGAATATTAGTATTATTTACCATGGTACAAAACAATGTATTCACAGTGGCAGAGATAACTATCGTGGCCAGTATAATTTTATTTGCTCACTCCCTCCCGGTAGAGCTTAAGGTTATATCGGAAACAGGAGCAAAACCTTGGAAAATTTTAAGTATAAGGGTATTGTGTGCTGTAATATCGGGAGGATGTTTAAATTTTTTATTTAAATTTTTTAATATCTACCAGGAAACAGCAGTCTTCAGATTTACACTGAAGGAATCAAATTCAGGAATTACAAGCTGGATATTGGGAGAATTAAAAAAATATATAACAATATTCGTTATTATATTTATTCTTTTAACTTTGATGGAGGGGTTAAAAAAAATAGGAGTCATAGACTGGATAAATGATAAGTTCTCTCCAGTAATGTCTTTTCTGGGTATTGATCCAGGACTGTCGCTGACATGTATAGTTGGTCTTACTATGGGAATCAGTTATGGCAGCGGACTTATCATAAAAGAAACAAGAGAAGGTAATTATAACAGGAGAGATTTATTTCTAGTGGCTGTATTTATGAGTCTGTGCCATGCTCTTATAGAGGATACCCTTCTAATGATCCCTTTGGGAGCTAAGATGATAGGTATATTCTGGGGAAGAATATTTTTTGCGGTAATATTTACGTTAATATTTAATAAGATAATGCCGAAAGATGAGATAAAAGAAGTAGAAGCGGAATTAGAAAAATAA